A portion of the Gigantopelta aegis isolate Gae_Host chromosome 10, Gae_host_genome, whole genome shotgun sequence genome contains these proteins:
- the LOC121384012 gene encoding protein transport protein SEC31-like encodes MTMVDPVVSSKFGQRPLLEIPALTPYNHNAAVGSLQHDRPKQHPFLGRSGYTAPVPEIPARVEAFQCPPNQYCNFVGGHSPTIPQYYGMGQMDPKLAQTAPVQYSSTPMYGGYQPSHYTHGPNGVLGAVPNPTYYNPYPGVQNSMNPPPPPVMPQYPPVVQPIAPQPVQLPPQPMQQLAPPLMQQLAPPPVQQLAPPPVQQLAPQPVQQLPAEPQVIHYPSSENFTIEGVLEWGQLTTVNLKRTQGSFTSLPEFLRRELEKTYGKYARTDVKVQCEAGEYHIYAQPRPGYRSADDRLPRAACSYKDEYYERASSQDDYYRRSYRPRSPENWVRWDPNERRSYKDYDYDRY; translated from the coding sequence ATGACAATGGTAGATCCAGTCGTGTCGTCGAAATTTGGACAAAGACCATTGCTGGAAATCCCAGCGCTGACACCATACAATCACAACGCCGCTGTGGGATCGCTACAGCACGACAGACCAAAGCAACACCCTTTTCTAGGCAGGTCCGGATACACGGCACCGGTGCCAGAAATCCCAGCGAGAGTCGAAGCATTTCAGTGCCCTCCAAACCAATACTGTAACTTCGTTGGTGGACATTCTCCGACCATCCCCCAGTACTACGGAATGGGGCAAATGGACCCAAAGCTAGCTCAAACCGCACCGGTGCAGTACTCGTCGACGCCGATGTATGGAGGGTACCAACCATCACATTACACTCATGGACCTAACGGTGTTTTGGGCGCTGTGCCAAATCCAACGTATTACAATCCATACCCCGGTGTTCAGAACTCCATGAATCCGCCACCCCCACCCGTCATGCCACAGTATCCTCCTGTGGTACAACCGATAGCACCTCAACCAGTACAACTTCCACCTCAGCCCATGCAGCAGCTAGCACCTCCACTCATGCAGCAGCTGGCACCTCCGCCCGTGCAGCAGCTGGCACCTCCGCCCGTGCAGCAGCTGGCACCTCAGCCCGTGCAGCAGTTACCGGCCGAACCACAAGTGATTCATTACCCATCCTCGGAGAACTTCACGATAGAAGGCGTGTTAGAATGGGGGCAGCTCACGACAGTGAATCTGAAGCGAACGCAAGGGTCATTCACCTCTCTGCCGGAGTTCCTTCGCAGAGAACTGGAAAAAACTTACGGAAAGTATGCCCGAACTGACGTGAAAGTTCAGTGCGAAGCGGGCGAGTATCACATCTACGCACAACCGAGACCTGGATACCGAAGCGCGGACGACAGACTGCCGCGGGCAGCGTGTAGTTACAAGGACGAGTACTATGAGCGGGCCTCCAGCCAGGACGACTATTACAGAAGGAGCTACAGACCCAGGAGTCCAGAGAACTGGGTCAGGTGGGATCCCAACGAAAGGAGATCTTACAAGGATTACGACTACGACAGATACTGA